The Caldilineales bacterium genome includes a window with the following:
- a CDS encoding valine--tRNA ligase, with protein MPTFDLPKTYDFAAAEQRLYEWWESNGWFKPEHSRQPDGKPFVISIPPPNVTGSLHQGHALFVALEDLMIRYQRMNGRAALWVPGTDHAGIATQLQVERKLRQEGSSREAIGRTAFVAACWAWTDKYHGRIVGQLRRLGASCDWERERFTMDEGLSRAVNEAFVRLHRMGLIYQAEYIVNWSPGLQTAVSDVEVEYSEEQGVLYYFKYPIAGHSLDEGPGIGYIPVATTRPETILGDTAVAVHPDDERYRHLIGATCLVPVLGRTIPVIHDTYVEREFGTGALKITPGHDPNDFIIGQRHGLPIITIMNKDATLNEAAGPYAGMERFAARKKLWADMDAAGLVIKEEPYNMTVPRAQRGGEIIEPLISRQWFVNTDGMAQLGLAAVRSGRITIVPERFTKVYYHWLENLRPWCISRQLWWGHRIPAWYGPDGRVFVAHSEAEAQAQAEKHYGHPAALDQDPDVLDTWFSSGLWPFSTLGWPDDTPDLRRFYPTDVMETGYDILFFWVARMIMQGLLFTNDIPFHTVYLHGLVRDGQGRKMSKTFDNVIDPIEVMDEFGADALRFTLLTGSTPGNDMNLSVDRVRANRNFANKIWNATRFVLGNLPEDFQPAGAPDPAGLDLPDRWVLHRLNEVIESATRLFDAYQFGEAGRQAYDFLWGDFADWYIEACKPRLSGPDANPARQTLVYVLDQTLRLLHPFIPFVTEELWQHLPHPDGDAPALIVAAWPQPNPAFHAPEAAATFAHLCDVIRAIRNARSEYNVDAGRRIPAVIDAGPDAAAFQSQAATLTLLARLDPDQLRFGHTPAGEKGISLVVGETTVFLPLDGLVDLEAERQRLSKQLAETEARIAASQTRLSNPSFVDKAPAAVIAQARQTLAELQAQAARLAEQLAAL; from the coding sequence ATGCCAACCTTCGACCTGCCCAAAACCTACGACTTCGCCGCCGCCGAACAACGCCTCTATGAATGGTGGGAAAGCAACGGCTGGTTCAAGCCCGAGCACAGCCGCCAGCCCGATGGCAAGCCCTTTGTCATCAGCATCCCCCCGCCCAACGTCACCGGCTCGCTCCACCAGGGGCACGCCCTCTTCGTCGCGCTCGAAGATTTGATGATCCGCTACCAGCGCATGAACGGCCGCGCCGCCCTGTGGGTGCCCGGCACCGACCACGCCGGCATCGCCACCCAACTCCAGGTCGAGCGCAAACTGCGCCAAGAGGGCAGCAGCCGCGAGGCCATCGGCCGCACCGCCTTCGTGGCCGCATGCTGGGCCTGGACCGACAAATACCACGGCCGCATCGTCGGCCAGTTGCGGCGCCTGGGCGCGTCCTGCGATTGGGAGCGCGAACGCTTCACGATGGACGAGGGCCTCAGTCGGGCCGTGAACGAAGCCTTCGTGCGGCTCCACCGTATGGGCCTCATCTACCAGGCCGAGTACATCGTCAACTGGTCGCCGGGGCTGCAAACCGCGGTCAGCGATGTAGAGGTGGAGTACAGCGAAGAGCAGGGCGTGCTCTATTACTTCAAATACCCCATCGCCGGCCACAGCCTGGACGAAGGCCCCGGCATCGGCTACATCCCCGTGGCCACCACCCGTCCCGAAACTATCCTCGGCGACACAGCCGTGGCCGTCCACCCCGACGACGAACGCTATCGCCATCTGATCGGCGCCACCTGCCTGGTGCCCGTGCTCGGCCGCACCATCCCCGTCATCCACGACACCTATGTGGAACGGGAATTCGGCACCGGCGCCCTCAAGATCACCCCCGGCCACGACCCCAACGACTTCATCATCGGCCAGCGGCACGGCCTCCCGATCATTACCATCATGAACAAGGACGCCACCCTGAACGAGGCTGCCGGGCCATACGCCGGCATGGAGCGCTTCGCCGCCCGCAAAAAGCTGTGGGCCGACATGGACGCCGCCGGGCTGGTGATCAAGGAAGAACCCTACAACATGACTGTGCCGCGCGCTCAGCGCGGGGGCGAGATCATCGAGCCGCTGATCAGCCGCCAATGGTTCGTCAACACCGACGGCATGGCCCAACTCGGCCTGGCGGCGGTGCGCTCCGGGCGCATCACCATCGTGCCCGAACGCTTCACCAAAGTCTACTACCACTGGCTGGAAAACCTGCGCCCGTGGTGCATCAGCCGCCAGCTATGGTGGGGACACCGCATCCCCGCCTGGTATGGGCCGGATGGCCGGGTGTTCGTGGCCCATTCTGAAGCCGAAGCCCAGGCCCAGGCCGAAAAACACTACGGCCACCCCGCCGCGCTGGACCAAGACCCCGACGTGCTCGACACCTGGTTCAGCTCTGGTCTCTGGCCCTTCTCCACCCTCGGCTGGCCCGACGACACACCCGACCTGCGCCGCTTCTACCCCACCGACGTGATGGAAACCGGCTACGACATCCTCTTCTTCTGGGTGGCGCGCATGATTATGCAGGGCCTGCTCTTCACCAACGATATCCCCTTCCACACCGTCTATCTGCACGGCCTGGTGCGCGACGGCCAGGGCCGCAAGATGTCCAAGACCTTCGACAACGTCATCGACCCGATCGAAGTCATGGATGAATTCGGCGCCGACGCCCTCCGCTTCACCCTCCTCACCGGCTCCACCCCCGGCAACGACATGAATCTGAGCGTGGATCGGGTGCGCGCCAATCGCAACTTCGCCAACAAAATCTGGAACGCCACCCGCTTCGTGCTCGGCAACCTGCCCGAGGACTTCCAACCGGCCGGAGCGCCCGACCCGGCCGGCCTCGATCTGCCCGACCGCTGGGTGCTCCACCGCCTGAACGAAGTGATCGAGAGCGCCACGCGGCTGTTCGACGCCTACCAGTTCGGTGAGGCCGGCCGCCAAGCCTATGACTTCCTCTGGGGCGACTTTGCCGACTGGTACATCGAGGCCTGCAAACCCCGCCTATCTGGCCCTGACGCCAACCCCGCCCGCCAGACCCTGGTCTATGTGTTGGATCAGACCCTGCGCCTGCTCCACCCCTTCATCCCCTTTGTCACCGAAGAACTGTGGCAGCACCTGCCCCACCCAGATGGCGATGCCCCGGCCCTGATCGTGGCCGCCTGGCCGCAGCCGAACCCCGCCTTTCACGCTCCCGAAGCTGCCGCCACCTTCGCCCACCTCTGCGACGTGATCCGCGCTATCCGCAACGCCCGCAGCGAATACAACGTCGATGCCGGCCGCCGCATCCCGGCTGTGATCGATGCCGGCCCTGACGCCGCCGCCTTCCAATCCCAGGCTGCCACCCTCACCCTCCTCGCCCGGCTCGACCCCGACCAGCTTCGCTTCGGCCACACGCCCGCGGGCGAGAAAGGCATCAGCCTGGTGGTGGGCGAGACCACGGTCTTCCTGCCGTTGGACGGGCTTGTCGATCTGGAAGCCGAGCGCCAACGGCTGAGCAAGCAACTGGCCGAGACCGAAGCCCGCATCGCCGCCAGCCAGACCCGCCTCAGCAACCCCAGCTTTGTCGACAAAGCCCCGGCGGCCGTCATCGCTCAGGCCCGCCAGACCCTGGCCGAGCTACAGGCCCAGGCTGCCCGGCTGGCCGAGCAATTAGCGGCGCTGTAA